Proteins encoded together in one Coffea arabica cultivar ET-39 chromosome 2c, Coffea Arabica ET-39 HiFi, whole genome shotgun sequence window:
- the LOC113721891 gene encoding alpha-farnesene synthase, with the protein MAGEVQYFSRSLANPEALSNIDQSVQRRTANYKPNIWKHELLQSLASKYTEEKYERKAQKLKDELKETFADARDTLSNLELVDCIWKLGLANYFQEEIANLLNTISSGRSLSTFMENDLYATALCFRILRQHGFEASQDMFLGFVNEAGKFKASIASNVEALVELFEASNLGSEGENILNEANLYSIRSLEPYFAASSCNQALSLPLHWTAEWYNIKKRILAYEQEDKINPKLVELAKLNFNIVQAAFQKDLKEISRWWMELGITEKLSFSRDRMVESFLYAGGVAFEPEHGSLRKWLSKVIKLVLIIDDVYDIYGSLEDLECFTNAVDRWMPEEVKNLPECMKTCFWTLYNTTDAIAIEIQKEKGWSSASPHLQKAWADFCKSLLLEAKWDNQGYTPSLDEYLDNASVSSSGPLLSLHVIFGVEDQTAKDVKEIFEENKDIIDYTSLIIRLCNDQGTSTAELERGDAPSSILCYMRQENVSEEVAREHIRSIIWRTWKKINSRCIKTSTFLQKSAKYIVNEARVAHFIYQHGDGFGVQDRENRKRVLSNLIEPLALVD; encoded by the exons ATGGCTGGTGAAGTGCAGTATTTTTCCAGATCTCTGGCCAACCCAGAGGCTCTTAGTAATATAGATCAAAGTGTTCAAAGGCGAACAGCCAACTACAAACCAAATATCTGGAAACATGAACTCTTACAATCTCTTGCTAGCAAATACACT GAAGAGAAATACGAAAGGAAAGCCCAGAAGCTAAAGGACGAATTGAAAGAGACGTTTGCGGATGCAAGAGATACACTGTCCAATCTAGAGCTTGTTGACTGCATCTGGAAACTTGGTCTGGCCAATTACTTCCAGGAAGAAATCGCTAATTTACTGAACACCATAAGCTCTGGAAGAAGCCTCAGCACTTTCATGGAAAATGATCTTTATGCTACAGCCTTATGCTTTAGAATTCTCAGGCAACACGGGTTCGAAGCTTCTCAAG ACATGTTTCTGGGATTCGTGAATGAAGCCGGAAAATTCAAGGCAAGCATAGCTTCGAATGTGGAAGCTTTGGTTGAGCTCTTTGAAGCATCGAATCTTGGCTCAGAAGGAGAGAACATATTAAATGAGGCTAATTTATACTCTATCAGAAGTCTCGAGCCATATTTTGCTGCAAGCTCTTGCAATCAGGCTTTGAGTCTTCCGTTGCACTGGACAGCTGAATGGTACAACATCAAGAAACGCATTTTAGCATATGAACAAGAGGATAAAATTAATCCCAAATTAGTGGAGTTGGCAAAGCTTAACTTCAACATAGTTCAAGCAGCGTTCCAGAAAGATCTCAAGGAGATATCAAG ATGGTGGATGGAGCTTGGAATCACGGAAAAATTGAGCTTTTCCAGGGACAGAATGGTTGAAAGCTTTCTTTATGCTGGGGGAGTAGCATTTGAGCCTGAACATGGAAGTCTGAGAAAATGGCTAAGCAAAGTCATTAAGTTGGTATTAATAATTGATGATGTTTATGACATTTATGGTTCCTTGGAGGATTTAGAGTGCTTCACCAACGCTGTTGATAG GTGGATGCCTGAGGAAGTGAAGAATTTACCCGAGTGCATGAAGACTTGTTTCTGGACATTGTACAACACTACAGATGCAATAGCAATTGAAATTCAGAAAGAAAAAGGTTGGAGCTCAGCGTCACCGCATCTACAGAAAGCA TGGGCAGATTTTTGCAAATCCTTGCTCTTGGAAGCCAAGTGGGATAACCAGGGTTACACACCATCGCTAGACGAATACCTAGACAACGCATCCGTATCCTCATCTGGCCCTCTGCTTTCTCTTCATGTAATTTTCGGTGTCGAAGATCAAACGGCCAAGGATGTTAAGGAAATTTTTGAAGAGAATAAGGATATCATTGACTATACCTCACTCATAATTCGTCTATGCAATGATCAGGGGACATCCACA GCGGAATTAGAGAGAGGAGATGCACCATCATCAATTTTATGTTACATGCGACAAGAAAACGTCTCAGAAGAAGTTGCTAGGGAGCATATCAGAAGCATAATATGGAGGACTTGGAAGAAAATCAACAGCCGTTGCATCAAAACCAGTACATTTCTGCAAAAATCTGCCAAGTACATAGTAAACGAAGCAAGAGTGGCGCATTTCATTTACCAACATGGGGATGGTTTTGGGGTTCAAGATCGAGAGAATAGGAAGCGGGTCCTCTCTAACTTGATTGAACCTCTTGCGCTAGTTGACTGA